The segment GATGACTAGTCTTTTGATAACGTTACCATTTTGGTGGGAGATAAGACCAGTTAtttcatcctcttcatcatcatcttcaaaaGGGCATTCCAAGATTGATACTGGACTGAGttgttctttttcttcattCACAAATTCCTAAAGAAATTTCAAACTTAATAAACTCTGGCTCGCATGTAATCACACAACACTACaaaaaataactaaacaaaGAATTGTctcaacaaaataataataataataataataataataataataataataataataataataataataataataataataataataataataataatgatatatGAGAGAAATCATagtggaaaaaaataaattgacaaGAGTCAACCCATCCCATGACCACATCATGTTTCTCTCTATCTATCTGTCAATGCCCCCGATCGATAAATTAATTATGATCGTATCCTAACTTCTTTTGATTGAGATTTTATGTTTGgtatttaaaaatcattttataaagTATCAAATCCAATAATTAAAGATTTTATGTATTAGCTGGTAAATTTCATGAACATGGGTGAGAAACTGATAATTAAAATCTTCATACTTAAATATGGCAAGTACTACAATATAAATGTATGAAGATATGCGTATCTTATGAAGTTTGTaccatgaaacaaaaaaaaaactctcgcGGGATCATGTGCCGTATAATCCGCATTAGAAGCTACGTATGAAGAATCTCAGCCCTCGACTTCATCGCTAATCTAAATCCTACACCACACGTGACTCGCACGCGTTCCCCGACAAGTTTCAAATATCTgaactattttatttattttaatttattaagacAACAAATTCAAGTGCATTCACACTGTACAGTTGTACAGTGAAGAAGGAAAACGATCTTTTAACGAACTAACCTTTCTGTTGCACAGGCTGTCGCAGTTGACAGATGATCCGTCACAGTCACGTGCGTTTAAACTCTCTCCGATCTCATCACCGTCTTCCACGGCGTCGTTTTCGTTCGACGTCGAAGAGAACAACGAAGAAGATGACTGTACAATCTCCGACGACGACGAGTTCGTGAAAAACTCGCTACCGGAACTCAACGAGTCATCACCGGTGACAATGTTCACAGTGGTGGTGATCGCCGAAGCTTCAGAGACTGAGAATGTCGCTTCGTCGGCGACGGTGGAGATTTGAGAAAACAGATCGGACGGTTGTCCTAAACTCTCTTCGTCCGGGAAAAACGCGGCGGATCGCCACCATTGGATCTCTCCATCTCCGACGTCAATGACGGTTACTTCGCGGCGAGATTGACTTACCGGTTTTCTCCAGAAGCATCGTTTAGAGAAGCTTCCAGAGAAACCGCCTTGTTGTTTCTCATCTCCCTTCCCTAACGACGTAGCCGTTGCATGGAACGGTATAAgtttaacggcgttaagaaacgCCGTAGAAGCTTTATGGACGGCGTTACTGATCGCCGTTCCGCAAGTCGTACGGCTTCTTCTAGTGAGACGCGGCTTCTGGATCAATCCTGACCGTTTCATCTCGGCGTCAAGGAGACGACGAACGGTGGCAGATGAAGAGGAAGGAGGAGGTTGACGACGTGGGAATGATTTGAATCCGTTGGATGAACAAGAGCTGAGATCATCGAGTAAGTAGTCTCTTAACATCAACGGCTTTAAACGTCTCTTGCTTGTTAAGAGACGTTGATCGGAGGAACAGATGATCGACGCCATTGCTAGTCGTGAGTTTAAGTGATGAGTTTAACTAAGATTTATAAGTGAAGAATAAGAAAGAAGCTTCTATGTGAGGTGTGTAATCATCAAACCGagggttttcatttttttataattaatgttttgaaaatttgaagttacGTTTGTTGAATTAATTATTGGTTTAGATTTGAAATCAGAATCTACTAAATAAGTAGATTAATATCTAATTGAATGATTAATAAGTAAAATTTAGAAgtgaatagagagagagaccagAAGTTGACCTTGTAATAAAACAGGGGACGAGATTCTTGCGGCTAAACTACAGTGTTTGCCTCTCACGTGTGTGTGTGCACGGCTCCTCTACGTCCTTTCCTCAACACACTTTTCTATTAGATTTACAacagttttatgtttttaatatgtaCTTATTAGTGTAATTTCCAGATCTCTATTACCAGATTCCAACTATTACATCGAAACTACAAAAAATTCTGAtttgttcataatcagttttgTATTTAGTGAGTAGACTTTGTGACTAATAATATACAAGAATTTAAAAccaattaaaaacatatttttgaatGTCACAGCAACTAAAAAtaggaaaatattattatttcagaGTAGTGCTTGATGAAATTATTCGTTAAAAGACTTGATTTACGTGTTGTGAGCACGATGGATGGAAGAGAGCgatttggagaagatgaagtttGGTAGAGCAAGTCCATCAATGAACCCCCTCTTGGGGTTCATAAgtattgtttattaatttaatggTGGGGCCTGAATAGTGATGAACCCGGATCAATACTGCTTCTCCATCAATGAACGTGAAAGTGAgtttataagaataaaataatatttttgatttgagaaaaaaggttaatctttttttgtttgaaaagtgaatatttaatataatgagAATTGTATTCAATCAAATGGAAATAAAtttggtttttaaattttgaaaagtgAATATTCAATATAATGGAATAAAGTTTGGTTTTATTCAATtcataaaaattttataatatttcttaaaagtTTTTATTCAATACATTGAGAATTCATGAACATACAAAGATTATTCATCATGATTACCATATTTTTCCCAAACATTTTCAActaaatcagctttcaaacgCTCATGTAAATGTGGATCTCGAATTTGATTGCGAATGGTAAGCATAGGGACATTGACACTTTCTCTACTTTTCACCTTCGAACTTCGAGTAGACTCTCCAGACTCGAACTCAGATGTATCAATTTGAATGTATCCGTGTCGCTCGTCCTccactatcatattgtgcaatatgacACAAGTTCTCATTATCTTTCCTATCTTCTCCTTGTCCCATAGTAGAGCTGGGTTTTTAACAATTGCAAACCTCgattgcaatactccaaaagcccgttcgacatcttttctggTGGATTCTTGACGTTCAGCAAATAACTCTGCTTTTGGACCTTGAGGGAGTTTgatggattggataaatgttgcccAATTAGGATAAATTCCGTCGGTAAGATAGTAGGCCATACGAtaagtgtggttgttgaccttgaaCTTAACTTTAGGGGCTCGACCttgtaaaatgtcatcaaaaactggtgaccgatcaagaacattgacaTCGTTGAGGGTACCTGGTAATCCAAAAAATgagtgccatatccaaagatcttgtgatgccacagcttctaagacaattgtcggctttCCTGAACCACGTGTGTACTGACCTTTCCAAGCCgttgggcagtttttccactcccaatgcatacaatcgatgctgcCTATCATACCCGGAAACCCGCGTGCCTCTCCAGCGTCAAGTAGTCTTTGAAGATCTTCTGGTGTAGGTCTTCTTAGATACTCACCTCCAAACAATAGTATTATCGCATCCGTGAAATTTTCCAAACATAAAAGTGCAGTACTTGCCGCAAGTAGGAGATATTCGTCATTCGCATCTCCGGCTTTACCATATGCCAACATTCGTATCGCTGAAGTGCATTTTTGAAGTGCAGATAGGCCGCACCTTCCGTGACCATTTCTTCGTTGCTGAAAGTATGGAACTTCATTATTTAGGCGTTCGACAATGCGAAGGAACAAAGGtttgttcattcgaaaacgcCGCCTAAACATTTCCGGTGGGTATGTTGGATTTTCGCTAAAATAGTCGTGCCATAGTTGATTGTGTCCTTGTTCCCGATCTCTTTCGATATACCCTCGTCTCTTCGGGTTGTTGGCAATAACGGAGTCCATGAAATCATCAATTTGTTCGTCGACCATTTCTTCAAATACCTCATATACTTCATCATTTGAGGAGCTTGACATTTTTCcctaatttttaaaatgttaagagTTTTAAACAATACCATACTCTACTTACAAAATCGAAAAACTATATAGAGTTTTAAACAATACCATACTCTacttacaaaatccaaaaacttatggatttttaaaataaactataggTTAAATTTGACAATTTTTAAAGTAAACTATGGGttaaatttttacaattttaaactCATGAAATTTTAAACTCATGAAATTTTAAACTCATGAAATTTTAAACTCAtgaaatttttacaatttttaaaatgtcAGTTTTAAACTCATGTCAGTTTTAAACtcatgaaatttttatttttaaactatagcTTAGTGAAATTTTAAACTCAtgaaatttttacaatttttaaaatgtcAGTTTTAAACTCATGTCAGTTTTAAACtcatgaaatttttatttttaaactatagcTTAGTGAAATTTTAAACTCAtgaaatttttacaatttttaaaatgtcAGTTTTAAACTCATGTCAGTTTTAAACtcatgaaatttttatttttaaactatagcTTAGTGAAATTTTAAACTCAtgaaatttttacaatttttaaaatggCAATTTTAAACTTATTGCCAATGTTTGActacaaaaagataaatattttttcaatacaaacgTGCCAATAAGTAATGTACAAGTAGTGAAATATACCCGATTACTCTTTCGAAATGAGATAGAAGAGGAAATGTTCAAGTGCTCTTGTGTTCTTCGTTGGTAGTAGATCAAGTGCGAATCAAATACTATAGGAACTGTTTAAGTTTAGCAATgaaatttttcttttcataCAGAGAAACAATGAGAAGAAGTTGAGTTCTCATATAGAAACATACGTGAAGAGAGCATATTAATATATGCTTGTTTGTTACATAAAACCCGTGACATGAGAGTAGTGTAGAAACAAAGTACAACCCGTGAATTCATAACATAGTAGCAGTGTACAAACTAACAAAATAGTACACTGCATCCGtagagaaaaagaaacaacAGCCAAGCAACATCAGACAAAGCAACCCGTGATCCAGACATGATGATCCCGtgacctgcaaaaaaaaaaccaaactaCAAAGTTTAAAACTCTTGGAGATTCTAccaagtaaataatgtaaaacaGAGATTCTACTAAGCAACAAAGTTAACCAATTCAATCATATTGAGgcaagtaaataatgtaaaacaGAGATTCTACTAACCaacaaagtttaaaaaaaacagtagtTAACCAATTCAATCTAGCAGTTCAGAAACGAGTTTGTTTTTGAGACTGATTTCATTTGGAGATAGATCAGTCTCATTTTTGGCTAGGAGACGATCAAGGAGTTTCTGCTGGGATATTTTCTTTCTCGCAGCCAGGATGCTCTCTATTTGATCGAAAGCAGCCTCATTCCCGTGCCGCTTGCGCTTGCTTGCTTTCGCAGCCTTTACACCCGCCGGTCTAACCTCCTCCTCAGGCATCACCTCTTCGTTCTCCTTCCTTTTCTCCTTCCCGGCATCTCTGGACTTGGAGTATGACTTCCATTTCTGATCATATCTCAGTTCCCTCCAACAGTGTTCCATGGCGAACTTCGCATGGTAATCATTAAAGAAGATGTCATGGGCAGCCTTCATGACATCATTCTCATTTTGACCACTAGATTGCTCCTTCAAAGCCGCCTCATAACTCCCCACAAACTTGCACACCTGCTCGTTCACCCTTCCCCACCTCTGCTTACACTGACTCCACTCTCTAGGAACTGAGCCAGTGAGCTGAGGGCTTGAATTGAAGTAGAGCTCAATTCTCTTCCAAAAGGATCCTCCCTTCTGCTCGTTACCGACAATAGCATCCTTGCTCGTGTTCAGCCACCCACTGGACTGCTCTGCGAAGCTAGGAGCGAAGTAAACCCGGGAGAGTTTATGGTAAAGGGATCCATTTTTGTTATGGTTTAGGTTGATGGTTTAGGTTAATGGGGTTTGGGTACTCTATTTAAACTAGTTTAAGCTACCACAAGAGAGAAAAATTAAACTCTAGCTGCAAAACATTCAATATAAAAGCGAGTATAGAACAACTACTTCACAGAGAGCAGTCATTACACATCAAATCAACCACTTAATACAATCAACTACTCATCACAATTAGagcaaccaaccaaccaacaCAGAGTAAATTACACTGTACTTTTCGTTCTAACTTATTAATACAATCACAGTAACCAACCAACTCAGACTACTAGTTCAGTTCAGTTTAGTTGAACAATAAATTCATACATTCAGATGAACCAACCAACCCAGACTACTAGTTAATTCACGCAAACATTTACCGAGTTCTACTTTATATTTCAGGCAAACATCTAGCTAGTTCTACTTTATATTTCACGCAAACATCTAACTAGTTCTACTTAGTAATTCACGCAAACATTTAGCAAGTCTACATATTAATTCACGCAAACTTTTAACTACTTATACTTATTAATTCACGCAAATATTCATACGTACCTCTGATTATCAGTCGAAACACACCTTCTCAAGGTACCCACCTCGACAGTGAGATCATCAACCTGCTCGGACAGGGTTGAAACCTGTTCCTGGACATGGAAACAACAATGATGCTGTGTTTTAACTTACTGACTCAACAAGTACAATGTAACAAATAACTACAGCAAGGAGATACACTTACCTCTAGGTCCTTAATCCGTTTATTGAGTTTCCACACCCCCTTCACAACCTCCTCTGCCTCATCCAGACGCGTGCTCAGCGTTTTGATCTCTTCCTGGACAGCAACCACCCAAGGATGACGGTAATGCAACCCATCATCCTTGTTCACAACAGAAAAGAAATATTAGAGAGACTTCAAGTTACATATATTATAAGAACATGATTGCAGAGACACTAACCTCATAGTTTACGCATGTGAAGAAACACTTTCCAGGAAGACTTTCGTAGTCTTCCTTCCCCCGAACCTCGTCAATGATTCTCCCGCCGCAAGCACACTTTCTTGGAACCCCGTACTGTGAATCCGCGACAAACCCTAACATGTCGCAGTGATCCTTTTGCTTCTTTGAATGTCGTCTTTCTTCTGCGGGATCCATCTGCAAGAGGAAGATAAAACAATTAAGTAAGACGACCCCTATATCAAACCAGAATGATACAAACGACCCCTATATCAAACCAGAAACACGCTTTACTACCCTATCAAAGAAACCCCCAAAACGATTTCATATCGCACTCTATTGAACCGTAAGAAAGAAAACCCTAACAAAGAAACCCCCAAATCGATTTAAGATCACACATTGGATCGAACCCTATGAAAGAAAACCCTAACAAAGAAACCCCCTAATCGATTTAAGATCGCACACCGTATTGAACCCTAAGAAAGAAAACCCTAACAAATAAACCCCCAAATCTTTTTCGGATCGCAGACTCTATTCAACCCTAACAAAGAAAACCCTAAATCGATACAATCAGACGAAGCCACCATCTCGAAAACCTACCTCAGGTCGATGAGATCTCACTACGCGTCGATTTGATGGACAATTTTGCTCTGGATCGGCGTCGCTACAAGAATCGTCGGCGTCGCTACAACAATCGCCTCTCGAGTCGCAAACCCTAGCTTTTTTGGAGAGAGGAGGAAATGAGGAGATTCACGCGTTTCTTCTCCATTCCTCGTCGACAACGCGCATCTCAACAGCCAATAACTCTTCTCCACGTGGCTTGAACTCGTTTCATGCGGGCTCTCTCCAACGGCCCGGTTCAGAGATAAAGAcccatttttcattttcttttggattaaaaatcctatgAAACTCAGCCCATGACCCCCCTTTGAACCTTCAATGGACTTGCTCTTAGAAAGTTCTATATTGATTGGTTAACTTTACAGTTTACAAACTAAGCTATTTATATACATTACATATGTACTAAACCGAAAACTGAACCAGCGAAAAGAAACTAATTCAGCTTAACCAAAACCTGGTTTACActtcaataaatatatatggtgGCATTACCAATTTAATAGATCCTTAGAGCAACATTAACCCATATACCCACGTAAGGTctcttaatgatttttttaatattaattgttaGCTAAGAGACATTGTTAAAAGGCACCCTCTTTTTTGGGTTACAATGGTAGTCTCTTAAGTAcgggttcttaaaaaaaaattattaaacattgttttattttatttaaaaaaatttattacataaaatatagtaaaatattacattttaaacatatatttaaaaataaaaacattaaaacatagaTTAAAAATAAAGTAGGATAATTTAACGAAACATTTGAGCTCAGTTGTTGTCTCCAAATTTTCGCCATatatgttcaaccaaatcatGTTTGAGTTGTTGATGCATTTGTCTATCACGAATTCTA is part of the Brassica rapa cultivar Chiifu-401-42 chromosome A09, CAAS_Brap_v3.01, whole genome shotgun sequence genome and harbors:
- the LOC103847898 gene encoding uncharacterized protein LOC103847898 isoform X2: MASIICSSDQRLLTSKRRLKPLMLRDYLLDDLSSCSSNGFKSFPRRQPPPSSSSATVRRLLDAEMKRSGLIQKPRLTRRSRTTCGTAISNAVHKASTAFLNAVKLIPFHATATSLGKGDEKQQGGFSGSFSKRCFWRKPVSQSRREVTVIDVGDGEIQWWRSAAFFPDEESLGQPSDLFSQISTVADEATFSVSEASAITTTVNIVTGDDSLSSGSEFFTNSSSSEIVQSSSSLFSSTSNENDAVEDGDEIGESLNARDCDGSSVNCDSLCNRKEFVNEEKEQLSPVSILECPFEDDDEEDEITGLISHQNDTYEKNARKSRRVNGLVRLEPLELEKRIEKYVEREEEEYSYHVVETEEDESENRANRLFALVKSRIGETNNILAFNVADNLLLDYLQEDSIGAKEETLMVKKVEDWVMDRQEQMFMSWEVREKREVYVKEMKWGCINGDEKENVVEELANGFFTFLVDEFIFDLVL
- the LOC103847898 gene encoding uncharacterized protein LOC103847898 isoform X1 — its product is MASIICSSDQRLLTSKRRLKPLMLRDYLLDDLSSCSSNGFKSFPRRQPPPSSSSATVRRLLDAEMKRSGLIQKPRLTRRSRTTCGTAISNAVHKASTAFLNAVKLIPFHATATSLGKGDEKQQGGFSGSFSKRCFWRKPVSQSRREVTVIDVGDGEIQWWRSAAFFPDEESLGQPSDLFSQISTVADEATFSVSEASAITTTVNIVTGDDSLSSGSEFFTNSSSSEIVQSSSSLFSSTSNENDAVEDGDEIGESLNARDCDGSSVNCDSLCNRKEFVNEEKEQLSPVSILECPFEDDDEEDEITGLISHQNADTYEKNARKSRRVNGLVRLEPLELEKRIEKYVEREEEEYSYHVVETEEDESENRANRLFALVKSRIGETNNILAFNVADNLLLDYLQEDSIGAKEETLMVKKVEDWVMDRQEQMFMSWEVREKREVYVKEMKWGCINGDEKENVVEELANGFFTFLVDEFIFDLVL
- the LOC103847900 gene encoding uncharacterized protein LOC103847900: MSSSSNDEVYEVFEEMVDEQIDDFMDSVIANNPKRRGYIERDREQGHNQLWHDYFSENPTYPPEMFRRRFRMNKPLFLRIVERLNNEVPYFQQRRNGHGRCGLSALQKCTSAIRMLAYGKAGDANDEYLLLAASTALLCLENFTDAIILLFGGEYLRRPTPEDLQRLLDAGEARGFPGMIGSIDCMHWEWKNCPTAWKGTLNDVNVLDRSPVFDDILQGRAPKVKFKVNNHTYRMAYYLTDGIYPNWATFIQSIKLPQGPKAELFAERQESTRKDVERAFGVLQSRFAIVKNPALLWDKEKIGKIMRTCVILHNMIVEDERHGYIQIDTSEFESGESTRSSKVKSRESVNVPMLTIRNQIRDPHLHERLKADLVENVWEKYGNHDE
- the LOC117127722 gene encoding glutathione S-transferase T3-like: MTALCELEFNFSLLCFAEQSSGWLNTSKDAIVGNEQKGGSFWKRIELYFNSSPQLTGSVPREWSQCKQRWGRVNEQVCKFVGSYEAALKEQSSGQNENDVMKAAHDIFFNDYHAKFAMEHCWRELRYDQKWKSYSKSRDAGKEKRKENEEVMPEEEVRPAGVKAAKASKRKRHGNEAAFDQIESILAARKKISQQKLLDRLLAKNETDLSPNEISLKNKLVSELLD